A single genomic interval of Mycolicibacterium holsaticum DSM 44478 = JCM 12374 harbors:
- a CDS encoding dihydrodipicolinate reductase → MIDFSGRRYRVVHVGTGLTGREALRAVIEDPLLDLVGVKVSTPEKAGLDAGELCGAPSVGVPATDDLSTVLALKPDCVTYCATAVRREDEVIADIATYLEAGINVVTFSLIPMIYPRAAPASWRQDLENAAQQGNATFYATGSEPGFISLNIPTALLTGAGRVDSYRMDEYAVDLDKSYPIWDVLHESMGFGKPDGHVPVRIASGKVNKDWGTVVTYIADILGFELDGIELDWETLLAPTDLPTALGVIPQGTICAHRWQLAGIVRGRPTVAVQYFATVSSTPWPGRWPKPAREGQGGMVFRVNGNPNMNLELHLEQSDDDRVNPGVAATALAAVNAIPSVVEAPRGVIASPLSGPSVVTRQSSA, encoded by the coding sequence GTGATCGACTTCTCCGGTCGCCGCTATCGAGTTGTCCACGTCGGCACCGGGTTGACCGGCAGGGAGGCCTTGCGTGCGGTCATCGAGGACCCCTTGCTCGATCTCGTCGGGGTGAAGGTGTCGACACCGGAAAAAGCCGGGCTAGACGCAGGAGAACTGTGCGGCGCACCATCGGTCGGCGTACCCGCGACCGATGACCTTTCGACGGTTCTCGCGCTGAAACCCGACTGCGTGACATATTGCGCGACCGCCGTTCGACGCGAAGACGAGGTGATCGCAGACATCGCCACGTACCTCGAGGCGGGGATCAATGTGGTGACGTTCTCGCTGATCCCGATGATCTATCCCCGGGCCGCGCCCGCGTCATGGCGACAAGACCTGGAAAATGCGGCTCAGCAGGGTAATGCAACGTTCTATGCCACCGGCAGCGAGCCGGGGTTCATCAGCCTGAACATCCCCACCGCTCTGCTGACCGGGGCGGGTCGAGTCGACTCGTACCGGATGGACGAGTACGCCGTCGACCTCGACAAGTCCTACCCGATATGGGACGTCCTGCATGAGTCGATGGGATTCGGTAAGCCCGACGGCCATGTGCCCGTTCGAATCGCGTCGGGGAAGGTCAACAAGGACTGGGGCACGGTCGTGACCTACATCGCCGACATCCTCGGATTCGAACTCGACGGAATAGAACTGGACTGGGAGACTCTGCTCGCGCCGACCGACCTTCCGACCGCGCTCGGCGTCATCCCCCAGGGAACGATCTGTGCGCACCGGTGGCAGCTCGCCGGGATCGTCAGAGGCCGCCCAACCGTCGCGGTTCAGTACTTCGCGACGGTCAGCAGCACGCCGTGGCCCGGTCGTTGGCCCAAGCCGGCGCGTGAAGGCCAAGGCGGAATGGTATTCCGCGTCAACGGCAATCCCAACATGAACCTCGAACTGCACCTCGAGCAGTCGGACGACGACCGAGTGAATCCCGGTGTCGCGGCCACGGCGCTCGCGGCGGTGAACGCCATCCCCAGCGTGGTCGAAGCCCCGCGTGGCGTGATCGCCAGCCCTCTTTCCGGG
- a CDS encoding spirocyclase AveC family protein produces MTNTVDREPNCAPGEPAEEHFSPWSARIGWSLFFIAYLTFAIVTIANIQTGLHGDPKRANPNPGPDPYPPFLGFDNWPLAVSISSIPLAIGLITALTWLSWRQRKVHWAVIIAFAGLITGALDPLANWATFAIFDPRMLHFPLSWPYVNISPNLEPALAFLGGYAAYYLLNGLGFLKLHDSLLDPLMRRAGWLAPRRLLRVFIGATIIAVPINGLIQFTWMRAGIFYYTEAVGPVLQIGHIHFPLIMAVYDAPIFAMVAVMCVRDESGELVLINRLARWLPARRGRPKVTLTRQLLISVTVGLVSFAVPLAVLSGLREAGLSQPSFDQNPFPEVNLYDPYGHLEEAGKPGPFYR; encoded by the coding sequence ATGACCAATACCGTTGACCGTGAGCCGAATTGCGCTCCCGGCGAACCGGCCGAGGAACACTTTTCCCCGTGGTCTGCCAGGATCGGGTGGTCGCTGTTCTTCATCGCCTACCTGACCTTCGCCATCGTGACGATCGCGAACATTCAGACAGGTCTGCACGGGGACCCGAAAAGAGCGAACCCGAATCCCGGCCCCGATCCGTATCCGCCGTTTCTCGGCTTCGACAACTGGCCGCTGGCGGTCTCGATCAGCTCGATCCCGTTGGCGATCGGTCTGATCACCGCCCTGACGTGGTTGTCGTGGCGGCAACGAAAGGTGCACTGGGCGGTCATCATCGCGTTTGCCGGCCTGATCACCGGGGCGCTGGATCCATTGGCGAATTGGGCGACGTTCGCGATATTCGATCCGCGCATGTTGCACTTCCCGCTGTCCTGGCCGTACGTGAACATCTCACCGAATCTTGAACCGGCGCTGGCGTTCCTAGGGGGCTACGCCGCTTACTACCTGCTGAACGGTCTGGGCTTCTTGAAGCTGCACGACAGCCTCTTGGATCCGCTGATGCGTCGCGCCGGCTGGTTGGCACCGCGCAGGCTACTGCGGGTGTTCATCGGTGCGACGATCATCGCCGTCCCGATCAACGGGCTCATCCAGTTCACCTGGATGAGAGCCGGAATCTTCTACTACACAGAGGCAGTCGGTCCGGTGCTGCAGATCGGCCACATCCACTTTCCACTGATCATGGCGGTGTACGACGCCCCGATATTCGCCATGGTCGCCGTGATGTGCGTGCGGGACGAGAGTGGCGAGTTGGTGTTGATCAACCGACTCGCGCGCTGGTTGCCCGCGAGGCGGGGACGCCCAAAGGTGACGCTGACTCGCCAGTTACTGATATCTGTGACGGTGGGCCTGGTGTCGTTCGCTGTGCCGCTGGCTGTGTTGTCCGGGCTGCGAGAGGCAGGTCTGTCGCAGCCCTCCTTCGATCAAAACCCCTTTCCGGAGGTAAACCTGTACGACCCATACGGTCATCTCGAGGAAGCCGGTAAGCCGGGACCGTTTTACCGATAA
- a CDS encoding cytochrome P450: MTYRVKVGPYYDPFDFDIDDDPYPVWKRLREEAPLYRNDKYGFYALSRYSDVARELANWEDYRSGKGTTIEIILNGVEVPPGIILFEDPPIHDFHRRLLSGVFTPRRMAAIEPLAREFCQRALEPLENAERFDFIADLGAWMPMRTIGYLLGIPEDRQIAIRQNTDRLLELKGGELFDVAADMLTRQGSMLEEFIDWRYDHPSDDLMTELVNAEIEERDGSRRRLTREEVLTYTGTLVGAGNETTTRLIGFAGQLLSDHADQRRELAADFSLIPAAIEEVLRYEAPSPVQAQYVARDVELYGQTVAEGSVMLLINGSANRDERQYPDGDRFDIHRQATHLSFGRGIHFCLGAALARMQARVALEEVLRRWPDWEVDYAAAKRAHTTSVRGWATLPVTV, from the coding sequence GTGACCTACAGGGTGAAGGTTGGGCCGTACTACGACCCGTTTGATTTCGACATCGACGACGATCCCTACCCCGTGTGGAAGAGGCTGCGCGAGGAAGCGCCGCTCTACCGGAACGACAAGTACGGCTTCTACGCGTTGAGCAGGTACTCGGACGTCGCCCGCGAGCTGGCCAACTGGGAGGACTACCGCTCGGGCAAGGGCACCACCATCGAGATCATTCTCAACGGTGTCGAGGTACCGCCGGGCATCATCCTGTTCGAGGACCCCCCGATCCACGACTTTCACCGTCGCCTGTTGTCGGGTGTGTTCACGCCACGGCGCATGGCTGCCATCGAACCGCTGGCGCGAGAGTTCTGCCAGCGCGCATTGGAGCCCCTCGAGAACGCCGAGAGGTTCGACTTCATCGCCGACCTCGGAGCATGGATGCCGATGCGCACCATCGGATACCTGTTGGGCATACCGGAGGACAGGCAGATCGCCATCCGGCAGAACACCGATCGGCTTCTCGAACTCAAAGGCGGCGAACTCTTCGATGTGGCCGCCGACATGCTGACACGCCAAGGCTCGATGCTGGAAGAGTTCATCGATTGGCGTTACGACCACCCATCAGACGATCTGATGACCGAACTGGTCAACGCCGAGATCGAGGAACGCGACGGTAGCCGCAGGCGATTGACCCGCGAAGAGGTGTTGACCTATACCGGCACCCTCGTCGGCGCGGGAAACGAGACGACGACGCGGCTGATCGGCTTTGCCGGACAACTGTTGTCGGACCATGCGGACCAACGCCGCGAACTAGCGGCGGATTTCAGTCTTATCCCCGCGGCGATCGAGGAGGTGCTGCGCTACGAGGCACCGTCGCCCGTACAGGCACAATATGTCGCTCGTGACGTTGAACTCTATGGCCAGACGGTCGCCGAGGGCTCGGTGATGCTGCTGATCAACGGTTCGGCGAACCGCGACGAGCGACAGTACCCGGACGGGGACCGGTTCGACATCCACCGGCAGGCCACGCACTTGTCATTCGGCCGCGGAATTCACTTCTGCCTCGGCGCCGCGCTCGCGCGGATGCAAGCGCGCGTGGCGCTCGAGGAGGTTTTGCGCCGATGGCCGGACTGGGAAGTCGATTACGCGGCGGCAAAACGCGCTCATACCACCAGCGTCCGAGGGTGGGCAACGCTTCCGGTCACGGTCTGA